One genomic region from Balaenoptera acutorostrata chromosome 1, mBalAcu1.1, whole genome shotgun sequence encodes:
- the LOC130708471 gene encoding guanylate-binding protein 6-like translates to MKEIIKNKKEGFLLQNEEASVKYCQAKLDQLSKALMESVSAGIFSVPGGHKLYRKAKERFEWDYCQGPRKGVKAYEVLQSFLQSEVATEKSILQAGEALTYREKAIAEERARKEAAEKEQELLRQKHWEQQQQMEAQERNLREDIVRLREKLEREREDLLREQERMLEHRLKVQNDLLTEGFSNESEQMKDEMNRLRNIIENNKKDKTLWIARALDTLATEATAILSVPAKLIGQGLKGLSSLFK, encoded by the exons ATGAAG gaaatcataaagaacaaGAAGGAGGGTTTCTTGCTGCAGAATGAAGAGGCATCTGTCAAATACTGCCAGGCTAAACTTGATCAGCTTTCAAAGGCCCTAATGGAAAGTGTTTCAGCAGGAATTTTCTCTGTTCCTGGAGGGCACAAACTCTACAGGAAAGCAAAGGAAAGGTTTGAATGGGATTATTGCCAGGGACCCAGGAAAGGAGTGAAG GCATATGAGGTGCTCCAGAGCTTCTTGCAGTCTGAGGTGGCAACTGAGAAATCCATTCTGCAAGCAGGTGAAGCCCTGACCTATAGGGAGAAGGCCATAGCAG AGGAGCGAGCCAGGAAGGAGGCAGCTGAGAAGGAACAGGAATTGCTAAGACAGAAACACTGGGAGCAGCAACAGCAGATGGAGGCTCAAGAGAGAAACCTCAGGGAAGACATAGTCCGACTGAGAGAGAAgctggagagggaaagagaagaccTTCTGAGAGAGCAGGAAAGGATGCTGGAGCACAGGCTGAAG GTTCAAAACGATCTGCTTACTGAAGGATTTAGTAACGAATCCGAGCAGATGAAAGATGAGATGAATCGTCTAAGAAATATAATTGAGAATAATAAAAAGGATAAGACTCTCTGGATTGCACGGGCCTTGGACACACTTGCCACTGAAGCAACTGCAATTCTGTCGGTTCCTGCTAAACTAATTGGTCAGGGTCTGAAGGGCCTGAGCTCACTGTTTAAATAG